The following DNA comes from Castanea sativa cultivar Marrone di Chiusa Pesio chromosome 10, ASM4071231v1.
CTGTTTCCCTTCTCCAAACAAAATACAGTAGCAACACCAGAAGCAGCATTTGAGCTGTTTGATTCTTCTTTGGAATAGGTTTTAGGTGTTCCTCCGGCATTTCATTTCCACCATCTTAGTAATTTCTGGGTTACAAGCCCATTTAAGCTTTAATAGATTTGTGATTCCAAAAAGTtcctttccttattttttatatttgatttgttaAGAGGCCTACAGTAATAGCTTTACCTGCTGCATTCTCGTTTCAGCTTAATTATCGCAGTTCAGTTTGTTTCCTTTTTGTTCTCTTAAAAAGGGTGTAAATTGGATCAGCTTGGCAATGTTTGACCCTTGAAGATCTCTTGCTCAAAGATACAATTGGCTATAAACTGCTATACATGTATAAGTGAAAGCTTACTaatttttcaagttttcaatTCTAATCAATCAATACAGATTATATTTCCTAATTAACAGCATTGACATGCAAGTGTGGATCaagaggttaaaaaaaatacttatacaCGTGTACGCTAGAAGCCTTGTTTTTATTGTTACCATTAGGAGTCTGGAAACTTCTTAGTTGATACTTAAAACCTCGGGTCGTTGTGCTTCCTACAACgtaagagcacttgcagcagtggagctaaatagctatatagctattttagctccaccaaaacaccaaaaagaagcatgcagtgaaatttaaatctatattttttttcattgctacagtgcacatctatagatagatgtgcactgttcatgagagctaaaaaaaaaattaattttttattttgtgttcacattacctttttattgtgatgtttttattgtagtgagatgtattattttattgtggtagatatattattttattatgatgtttatattattttattgtgttgaaagctaaaatagatccattgctgcagcatgtgtgtaggtaaaatagataaagtaacttttggtggagctaaattgctaaatttttagctccactgctgtgaatgctctaacacAGGGCACGCTGAACTCATTAAGTGCCAAAACTCTTCAACTAAAGTTTCTGAACTAGCTTCCAAAATTCCAAGAAATAACAATCAAATAAACAAAGCCAAAGCTACTCAAATTATACAGTTATCGCAGTCTTAGGGCCTGTTTCGATTGAGAGGGGAAGGAATGGGAGTGAAGAAGAGTAAAATATAATTAACTGAAAATAGGTTAATTTTGAGTTAAATTTACTttactctctcttctttccctTCATTTCAAACAGACTATTAGAAAACCAAATAACTAATGCGATTGAAACAATTTTGCCCTTCTTGCTTTTGTGGGCCGTGATAGCTCAGAAatagaatattctaaaattcaagTCCCGTGTAAGAAAATATCGATACTGTCAATACACGCTACAGATCATCTCAGGGTTGGGTCCAACCAATACCAACATGGGTATTAGATAGTAATATATCAAGTTCTGTGTCCTTGAGTCTAGACAAAGGTCCACGGAAAGAAACATGATAACAAAAATAGAGCTTTCTCAACGAAAGAGGTAAAACTTAACCCAAATAAGCCCCACAATGTGACCACCAGAATCCTATCACCAAACCCAAAAGAAACGGAAGGGAAAGTAGAATATAAGGCAGTACATGCACTTTTGGGCAATAATTAACATAAATCCTCAGCAAGGTCACACATTCATCATAATAACGGCAATTCCAATGTGATCAACAAGTTACGAGCAAAACAGATAGATAATTAATAGTATTAGGAAGAACTTAAGCAAGGAACAATTCTCCTCTACTAAGACCATATTGTCATTGCTAAGTACACCTCCAAAAAACTGCAACATCATCAAAATAAGTTGTTCAACTTCAGATGATCATGAGAACCGTGACATCTCTCACTTCGGATTCCTAAGAACGATGATAACAGAGTCTCCCCGAAGAAACATCTTACTGATAAACCTATCTTTGTTGACAGGTTGAGCTTTCTTCTTGCCTTTACCAGTCTTTGGTACCTAAACCAAGAGTACAATGTTTTAAATCAGCAAGAGTTTGATAGACATGATAGCGTCAGATTCAGGAATTAGAGGGACAATATATTTCCATGGAAACCAACCTCAGTCCACATCTCCCTGACATTTTCAAGAACCATGTTACAGTGACGATCAAATGCCCTCACACGACCTAGAAGCTTCTTGTTGTTTCGGCAGTTAATGAGCACCTTAGTAGGCAAGAGACAAAGAAGCAATCAACAATAAATCTATCTGATAACAGGTAAGCAAACTATATCTCAAGAACTGTACACTCACTGATATCACAAGCAATAACTCCAAGGGACTGTTTGAGAATTCTAAAAACTGGACCAGGCCTGGTCACTTGCATAATGCTATCCAGTTCTGGTGAAAACCAACAGAACAACAGTTTAAATATTTCCCCTGACACCTAAATGTTCAAACTAAGCTATAGTGGCAATCAACTCACCTTGACTTAGCAAACAACATGCATTCCCTATCCAATCAGATCACTCCCAGCTGACTAGATTTTGGGGTTTACAAATGGTTGTATATCaacaacatatattttttaccCATTAACACAATGTTCCATTTACAACCACACTCAATTTATTGTTTAAGACTTGCTCTGACAATACACTTTGGTATTTAATATACAGTGCTTTGAagataatatatttattatttacctGTGTGTTATTCTTAACACTCATCATCAGAACAGAGAGTGGCCCAGTGTTGAATTCCTCTTCCTCATTCTTGCCTCCCTGTCACAGAGTTTGGGTGAGTAGAAGCTTATATTGAAAAATCGTGGAACAATAGCTAATATCAGTAGAAGGGTAAATTCCATCCTGTATCAGTCTGGGGAAAAAGAGAACATAGCAACGTAGCTAAAAATGAGCCCCGCAAAGGATGATACCATAATACCTAAAGATAATATACGGTATATAGGAGGTGTTATATAGAAGAGAGCATGTTTATGTAAATGTAATAAAGAATGGCGATGTAAAAGTACCCACAATGGCTTAagcaaaatttcaatatatatatatttaataggtAACGAAGTAAATCAAATACGAAAAAGGATACAGAAAACTCGATAGAATATACTTTTTGACTGATGACATGGTGTTTTATGAAAGCAAACTTACAATGGCTTAAGCAAAATTTCAATCATATTATTGAATAAGAACCTACTTTTTGTATTATAGCTATAACCACTTCTCAAAAAAACCCACATCTGATTTTCtattctaaaatttattatttcacTTCCAAACCACAATCAATTTGCCACTTCCTTTCTTTACTTGTCAGCATCAAAACACAGGCATTTACATTATGCTCTGAAAAACCAATTTTCTTGGCCATTTTTATTTCTATCCTGTCTTCTTCATTTGATTTGGttgaagtaaaaaaatatgtaattaagtACCTATTGCTTAGTCCAACCCCAACGTAATTTTGGTTCAAAACTTTTTCAGGGTTGCCTTCTTTGAGCTCaacctttttcctttttttctcataaatttaaatattgcaAATTGGGTTATTATTCTTATTGTTTTGCCTAAGCCATTGCGAGTGCTCTAAGGTAAGTGAAGCTACAGTGTGGATGAATAAGACTCACATGAAGGATGGCTATGATGCCAAAAGTTAAGAGAAGCCTCAGATATTCAGCAGTAAAAGTTAATAATGTTGACATCATAAAACAGAATTTGCAACCTCATCCACTTTCATCCCCAAACATACACAAGCACAAAACAGGCACAGGTTGCAGTACAACACggaaatttatttaataagatcACAAAAGGCTAAATTCTTCAAGATTGTTGAAACTCAACACCAGTGAAAACAATTTTTCAGAACTCTTAACAGGTTAATACTAGTTTTTCATAACCCATAACAAAATTCCGAGTTTTCACCTTTTTATAGCTAATAAACACTCACATATATATGCTTGAGCAAGAATATCTTGTGAAATTACAACAGGAGTAAGAATCTAAATGCCTGATACTTATGACAAATTGACAACCTAATCACATCTTAAATTCTTCAAGCAATTCCCATTTTAGTTTTGACAAGAGACAATTGAATGACCAAATGACAAACACATAAAAGGGTATGATCTTAGGAATAACTACCCACTGAAAACATTCACAACAACATTTGTGTACGTGTGTGTAAAAGATAAATTACTTACAGTGGTATCCTCATCCATTGGCTTACTGCAATAgacacaaaaaaggaaaaaaaaaaaaaaaactgattagtaAATTTAGTAACCGAAATAGCAAACCCTAATTCTCAATCAAATTAAACGAAACGAAgaaaattttggagaaaaaaacaaaaaggaatagAAATCTTGAAGTTACCTCATGTTGATGATAATGTGATTCTCTACCAGGAAAAAACCCtgaaaacagaaacaaaataaGCGGTTTTTAGGGTAAAGCGGATCTAAAGAAAGATAAGAATGTGCTTAAAattgaatgagagagagagagagagagagagaactttgaAATTGAAGCAAATTAGGGGAAGGCGATAGAGAACTTACAGCgattagggttagggttagggttagggttttagGGAACTTCTCCAATTGTCTTTGTCGATAGGGGTATAGAGAGAAAGACAGTGGTGACAACTGCATATAAGTCGAGTGCCAAGTTACTTTATATCATACGACGTCGCGCCGACAAACAGGCATCATGAGTCGTAAAGAGATTACTATAgactaatgatttttttttaaaatttttatataaaaaaaaaaagtttttttttagcgCGCAAATTATAACTTATTCACACGTGatttgaccgaaatttaagttgcatgtatgtgatttaaaatttgacactttacttaCATgaagtttgaataaaatttaaattgtctaTCTATTGTTTGAAATCTTATGAGAAAAGTGTTCTCTTACGCTCCGTTTGTTACAATgaaaaaccttgtgtaaagatagttttctttattttctagtgtttggtagtataaaaaaatatgagttaaaggaaaactatctttggtcaacataaaaagtatggcttatttttagagattgtttttcaataattttttttggaaaacaactctattcACAGCAAACTAAATAAAGGAATTTAGGagtttgtttttcaactcatttaaagttgctacaaaacattggaaaataagatagttttatagaaaatgcttcttgaaaaatgatttattttctagaaaacatcaatattgaaacaaacagagtatTAGAtcttttttatctatttattgtgtttttggagaagagagacataaaagtgaagtaaaattacatatttagtcatgtttttaacagaTGTATgttacaaaactcttaaaagcatccttatcaaagatttcaaaaaatttagcatttaacatctcaaaaacctactttatcaattttaacacctcactttacaatacacccaacataaattttttttatatcttttaccacttcattaaaatattaattttttattattgttctcATCTCTTTCACTACCAACACCCACTACCACCACCGCCCATAGCCACAACCACAGCCACCATCACCAACTACAACCTCAACCTCGACCCCCaaccatcaaaataaaaaaataaaaaaaagttcatcCCCTCTTCAACTTTGTagcacacacccacacacacaaaaaataaacctTCATATTCTAATTCCTTGGTCCTCCCACGGAAGACCTAGATCTTCGTCTCCACCCTCTCCGTTGTCACCGACGCTTTCCGTCGATCTGACTGCACTATCAACCCCCGTATCCTCTCTCTCCTTGACGTCAAAGCAAGCCCGAATCCCAACCCCATGAAAGGCATCAAATCTTTAGATATCATGGTCGACCCCTCCTGCAACCTCTGGTTTCACCTCGAGATGCAAAGAGAAAGGGAAACGGAGAGGCGAAGAGAGTGAAAAGAGAGGGGTTAGAGAGcacaagagagagagtgtgtgaaaaggaaagaaagaaaataataaaaaaaatagtagcaGCTTGCTACAGTGAGGTGTTAGTAATAAAACCTTACTGTAGCaagttgctaaattttttaagatttgacACCTTTGATAAAGATGGGTTTTTATGATTTGAAgtgttaaaaatgctaaaaaatagcatttagcatttttaacacctttgatgagaatgcttAGAGCATccgcagcagtggagctaaaaaattagctttttagcttcaccaaaagttactttatctattttacctatacatatctacacacatgctgcagcagtggatctattttagctttcaatacaataaaataatataaacatcacaataaaataatatatctcacaactcaaaaaacattcacaacactaactacaataaaataatattttttttgtttagctctcatgaacagtgcacatctatctatagatgtgcactgttcattagagttaaaaaaaaaaaaagatttagctccactgctggagcATGCTTTTTGGTATTTGAAGAGctaaaaaataccaatataccAATATACCACCACTGCTGTGAGTGCTCTAACTAAGCTaatctcaggtgggtaaagtgtcaaatttcaaatcacataTAGGTAACTTAAATTTTCGTCAAACCACATGTGAATAAGTTATACtttgcccttttttttaatttaaaatttctttttgaagcgttttttaatttaaaaattgataaatgttatgtttacaatatttttacaataaatcttaaatgaCAAGGACTGTTTCTGattggaaaaaaagaagtaattttattaatttccaaattagaactagtaacaacttactactaaaatttgttgtgaaaatgttatagataTTGATGGGATCGACGAACTCTCCTGCCTAGACAACCTCAATAAGAACATTCGTCCACCCTGCCACGACATTAACGAAGGCAAGCGAATCAATAACAAGAAGTTTTAATGCCTTAGTTAGTTACCAATTAGTTGTTATACCGTTGGAAGCTCATCAACACCCACATTGATAAGCCCTAAAGCGTTACAAAAGAGCACTAAAGCCACAATTAAAGCCCTAACGACTAGAAACTGTGAAGCTATATATACAAGGGGACTAGACCAAGTACATACATACAACTGAAATACACTCTAGCACACGTAATTTTGATATTCTGAGCTCtcttagggtgcgtttgttttgaCAGTAAACCAAttccggaaaatgttttcagcatttgcgggtgtttggcaacaccggaaattttggtca
Coding sequences within:
- the LOC142613997 gene encoding uncharacterized protein LOC142613997, translating into MQLSPLSFSLYPYRQRQLEKFPKTLTLTLTLIAGFFLVENHIIINMSKPMDEDTTGGKNEEEEFNTGPLSVLMMSVKNNTQVLINCRNNKKLLGRVRAFDRHCNMVLENVREMWTEVPKTGKGKKKAQPVNKDRFISKMFLRGDSVIIVLRNPK